One region of Micromonospora ureilytica genomic DNA includes:
- a CDS encoding gluconokinase encodes MPAVTLPGVVIGVDIGTTSTKAVAYDTEGRQLGSHLEGYPLNNPQPGYAEQDPQLILEAVFRSISMVVAELVQPVAGLSFGSAMHSLIGLDRDGNPLTPSVTWADSRSTRQAERLRAVPSGLALHRRTGTPMHPMSPLPKLLWFAEQEPKLFERVAHWVGIKEWVLLRLCGTLVTDHSIASATGLLDIHTLEWDPQALGIAGITEEQLPRLVATTAVLPNLIPQAAAETGLPERTPVVVGAGDGPLANLGLGAVHPGMVACSIGTSGAMRVMVERPGVDPLGGVFCYALTEQRWAVGGAINNGGIVLKWAGAALAPDLGEHSEEDLVALAARAPVGSGGLIMLPYLHSERAPHWSALPRGAYVGLTHAHRREHLVRAALEGVCQQMALVLSSVRAAGNEVREVRAGGGFARSGLWRQMLADVLGLPVSFPAAHEGSSFGAALLGMEALGLIPSIDVAAELVRIEETVRPDPAAAATYASLLPLFAELYDALTPTFASIRRMAPGLPTGPEPQA; translated from the coding sequence GTGCCGGCAGTAACGCTGCCCGGGGTCGTGATCGGGGTCGACATCGGCACCACAAGCACGAAGGCCGTCGCGTACGACACCGAGGGGCGGCAGCTCGGCAGCCACCTGGAGGGCTACCCGCTGAACAACCCGCAACCCGGCTACGCCGAGCAGGACCCGCAGCTCATCCTCGAAGCGGTGTTCAGGTCGATCAGCATGGTCGTGGCCGAGTTGGTCCAGCCGGTCGCCGGGCTGTCGTTCGGCTCCGCCATGCACAGCTTGATCGGGTTGGACCGAGACGGCAATCCGCTCACCCCGTCGGTGACCTGGGCCGACTCGCGATCGACCCGGCAGGCCGAGCGGTTGCGGGCGGTGCCGTCGGGGCTGGCCCTGCACAGGCGCACCGGCACGCCGATGCATCCGATGTCACCGCTGCCCAAGTTGCTCTGGTTCGCCGAGCAGGAGCCGAAACTCTTCGAACGGGTGGCGCACTGGGTGGGCATCAAGGAATGGGTGCTGCTGCGGCTCTGCGGCACGCTGGTCACCGACCACTCGATCGCCTCGGCCACCGGCCTGCTCGACATCCACACGCTGGAGTGGGACCCGCAGGCGCTGGGCATCGCCGGCATCACCGAGGAACAGCTCCCGCGGCTCGTCGCGACCACCGCCGTGCTGCCCAATCTGATCCCGCAGGCCGCCGCCGAGACCGGCCTGCCGGAGCGCACCCCGGTGGTGGTCGGCGCGGGCGACGGACCGCTGGCGAACCTGGGCCTGGGCGCGGTGCACCCGGGCATGGTGGCCTGCTCGATCGGCACCAGCGGCGCGATGCGGGTGATGGTCGAGCGGCCCGGCGTGGACCCGCTCGGCGGGGTGTTCTGCTACGCGCTGACCGAGCAGCGCTGGGCGGTCGGTGGCGCGATCAACAACGGCGGCATCGTGCTCAAGTGGGCCGGCGCGGCGCTCGCCCCGGATCTGGGCGAGCACTCCGAGGAGGACCTGGTCGCCCTGGCGGCCCGCGCGCCTGTCGGTTCGGGTGGGCTCATCATGCTGCCGTACCTGCACAGCGAACGGGCACCGCACTGGAGCGCCCTGCCGCGCGGCGCGTACGTGGGGTTGACCCACGCGCATCGCCGCGAGCACCTGGTACGGGCCGCGCTGGAGGGCGTCTGCCAACAGATGGCGCTGGTGCTCAGCTCGGTGCGCGCGGCCGGCAACGAGGTCCGCGAGGTCCGGGCCGGTGGCGGCTTCGCCCGCAGCGGACTGTGGCGGCAGATGCTCGCCGACGTGCTCGGCCTGCCGGTGAGCTTCCCGGCCGCGCACGAGGGGTCGAGCTTCGGCGCGGCGCTGCTCGGCATGGAGGCGCTCGGGCTGATCCCCAGCATCGACGTCGCCGCCGAGCTGGTGCGGATCGAGGAGACCGTCCGCCCCGACCCGGCCGCCGCCGCCACCTACGCGTCGCTGCTGCCGCTCTTCGCCGAGCTGTACGACGCCCTCACGCCCACCTTCGCCTCGATCCGCCGGATGGCGCCCGGCCTGCCCACCGGCCCCGAACCACAGGCGTGA
- a CDS encoding putative quinol monooxygenase: MLIIAGSLHVEPATREAYLSDCEQVIARARATAGCLDFLLAADPLEPGRIHVYERWESPEQLAAFRGSGPDDAQEVAILDADVQRYLIAGVEAP, from the coding sequence ATGCTGATCATCGCCGGCAGTCTGCACGTCGAACCGGCCACCCGTGAGGCGTACCTGTCCGACTGCGAGCAGGTCATCGCGCGGGCGCGCGCCACCGCCGGCTGCCTCGACTTCCTGCTGGCGGCTGACCCGTTGGAGCCCGGCCGGATCCACGTCTACGAACGCTGGGAGTCACCGGAGCAGTTGGCGGCGTTCCGTGGCTCCGGGCCGGACGACGCGCAGGAAGTGGCAATCCTCGACGCCGACGTGCAGCGCTACCTGATCGCCGGCGTGGAAGCACCCTGA